The following coding sequences lie in one Cinclus cinclus chromosome 15, bCinCin1.1, whole genome shotgun sequence genomic window:
- the LOC134050107 gene encoding rho GTPase-activating protein 20-like has product MKPIVQRRRSTSSAITKALGKSKSHSRETTLSSSHSDNGLPSGVFSSPGSIFILDERVQLTVGLQTQERHLILFSDVLVIAKSKSSSSLKLKKQVHLSEVWTGTCLSEVTEKKMSPENSFVIGWPITNYVVTFSSADVKERWLSALLWHINEVKQNEYLKNLTLQIVVLDDDNCSSTTSVNVSNVETAESVMKKTLLQLGLPGRTSEHHLWVVSGKDEPAYPLIGHEHPFSIALSCLRDSADQQQRTNNNTLLADGTEASFLAQLPKEKQCQFVLKPRLQAPMQLRRESLQKHTKRKKSLIDWALRRSTSTPTGSPPSQSPTTPRKLFGLSLSSVCPDGILPKPIMDMLLLLYHEGPSTRGIFRRSANAKTCKELKEKLNSGDDVQVDGESVFVAAAVITDFLRNIPDSVLSSDMHGLWMEAVDTENRAHKIEAIKSLVNQLPEANLILLRHLFGVLHHIEQNSGVNQMNAFNLALCIAPNMLWLPSPTGPEEESRSTKKVALLVQFLIENSGEIFGGDIASLFQRPDKKKSKNSAESLDIGLAQHDDSSDELEFSTCDSEEPKHALESETDAIFETPSSLLLDEDQEDWDLFSEITACYQSKAQTNASADSYELLEEDGSFCSIGSIRSLSPARDRCSSEPSVCLSSQLPTQSHEPVARQSSCDATIMSSHPDYIHRLRQLQMESQKLIDEGLSPGANKARQNMWQSPQTTSRVKQLSLQKASLSNRSSFSSLSSTTTSPSASSLSSLDSAFSYCSESSAISPTDVSSLPFMFGTSARLHAVSPTAASRSQKEWHKSFPSPVPSHLCNLDSFHEGESKAGETSHCFGEQKSFPCVSRAAMGSPFTDINWEEEERQLSCSGCPGPGFRSQDYTKEFEQSPEYPAASPSTETSPQVSHQQHREKTVKNIEIKGIDDCPLSQESLKRTKITFYVAPNKESSWGSQGREEERSVTNTSSRDSPSSSSEQSLSKSLQTVRVHIPQTVFYGQNTPLVLQSISRRYHHEPTVPSLQAEHRESPQSASAPEELERKPVEMAQAPTQSKGFDTFSHSIRIILPDSIRNTIRDYFKHDETEPCPTAEAEAVEKELLRSRVEWLRSQPVAEVATEERDTAVFAEETFV; this is encoded by the exons ATGAAGCCCATCGTCCAAAGAAGACGATCTACCTCATCCGCCATTACTAAAGCTCTTGGCAAATCGAAGTCCCATTCCAg GGAAACTACTCTTTCCTCTTCCCATTCAGACAATGGGCTGCCAAGTGGGGTGTTCAGCAGCCCAGGGTCCATCTTCATCCTGGATGAGCGAGTGCAGCTAACAGTGGGCCTGCAGACACAGGAAAGACATCTGATTTTGTTCAGTGATGTGCTGGTCATTGCCAAGTCCAA atcctcctccagcctgaAGCTGAAAAAGCAAGTGCATCTGAGTGAAGTGTGGACCGGCACCTGTCTCAGTGAAGTGACAGAGAAAAAGATGAGTCCGGAGAATTCATTTGTCATTGGCTGGCCTATCACCAACTATGTTGTCACCTTCAG CTCAGCTGATGTGAAGGAACGATGGCTGTCAGCGTTACTGTG GCATATCAATGAGGTAAAACAAAATGAGTACCTGAAGAATCTGACCCTTCAGATTGTTGTGCTGGATGATGACAACTGCTCTTCT ACTACTTCAGTCAACGTGTCCAATGTGGAAACTGCAGAGAGTGTGATGAAGAAGACCCTTCTACAGCTTGGGCTCCCT GGCAGGACCAGTGAACACCACCTCTGGGTGGTCTCAGGAAAAGATGAGCCTGCTTACCCACTCATTG GGCACGAGCATCCCTTCAGTATCGCCTTGAGCTGTCTCCGGGACTCTGCTGACCAGCAACAAAGAACCAACAACAACACTCTCCTGGCTGATGGGACAGAGGCTTCCTTCCTTGCTCAGctcccaaaggaaaaacagtgtCAGTTTGTCCTGAAACCCAGACTCCAAGCTCCGATGCAGCTGAGGAGAG AGTCACTGCAGAAACACACCAAGAGGAAGAAGTCCTTGATTGACTGGGCCCTGCGCCGTAGCACCAGCACCCCCACGGGCAGCCCTCCTTCACAGTCACCTACCACACCACGGAAACTCTTCggcctgtccctgtcctctgTCTGTCCTGATGGAATCCTTCCCAAGCCAATCATG GATATGCTGCTCCTCTTGTACCATGAAGGTCCCTCTACCAGGGGCATTTTCAGACGTTCTGCCAATGCCAAGACTTGCAAGGAattgaaagagaagctgaactCTGGAGATGATGTTCAGGTGGATGGAGAGTCAGTCTTTGTGGCTGCAGCTGTCATCACG GATTTTCTCCGAAATATACCTGACAGTGTTCTATCCTCAGACATGCACGGACTGTGGATGGAAGCTGTGGACACAGAAAATCGGGCACATAAGATTGAAGCTATCAAAAG TCTCGTCAACCAGCTTCCAGAGGCAAACCTCATCTTACTCAGACACCTCTTTGGAGTCCTCCATCATATTGAGCAGAATTCTGGAGTGAATCAGATGAATGCCTTTAATCTGGCTCTTTGCATAGCACCCAATATGCTGTGGCTACCGAGTCCCACTGGACCTGAAGAAGAGAGCCGGTCTACAAAGAAG GTGGCCTTGTTAGTGCAGTTTCTGATTGAAAACTCAGGAGAGATTTTTGGGGGTGATATTGCTTCCTTGTTCCAAAGACCTGACAAAAAGAAGTCCAAAAACTCAGCAGAATCTCTGG ACATAGGCTTGGCTCAGCATGATGATTCCTCTGATGAGCTGGAGTTTTCCACCTGTGATTCAGAAGAGCCAAAGCACGCCCTGGAATCTGAAACAGATGCCATTTTTGAAACACCCAGCAGCTTGTTACTTGATGAGGATCAGGAAGACTGGGACTTGTTCAGTGAGATCACAGCCTGCTACCAAAGCAAAGCCCAGACCAATGCCAGTGCAGACAGCTATGAGCTCCTAGAGGAGGATGGCTCCTTCTGCTCCATCGGCTCCATCCGCTCGCTCAGCCCAGCCAGGGACCGGTGCTCCTCTGAACCCAGCGTCTGcctcagctcccagctgcccACACAGAGCCATGAGCCAGTAGCCCGCCAGTCCAGCTGTGATGCCACCATCATGAGCAGCCACCCGGACTACATCCACAGGCTCAGGCAGCTGCAGATGGAGAGCCAGAAGCTCATTGATGAAGGCCTAAGCCCTGGGGCTAATAAGGCCAGGCAGAACATGTGGCAATCACCTCAAACCACCTCCAGGGTGAAGCAGCTCAGCCTTCAGAAGGCCAGCCTGTCCAACAGGTCCAGTTTTTCCAGCCTGTCCTCTACCACCACCTCCCCATCTGCCTCCTCACTTAGCTCCTTAGACAGTGCTTTCTCCTACTGCTCAGAGTCATCAGCCATTAGTCCCACAGATGTCTCATCCCTGCCATTCATGTTTGGCACTTCTGCCAGACTTCATGCTGTGTCTCCCACAGCTGCCTCAAGGTCCCAAAAAGAGTGGCACAAATCCTTCCCATCTCCTGTGCCTTCACATCTGTGCAATCTGGACAGTTTTCATGAGGGTGAATCCAAGGCTGGAGAGACCAGTCATTGCTTTGGAGAGCAAAAAAGTTTTCCATGtgtcagcagagctgccatGGGAAGCCCATTCACTGACATTAACTGGGAAGAAGAGGAGAGACAGCTGAGTTGTTCAGGGTGCCCTGGCCCAGGGTTCAGGAGCCAAGATTATACCAAAGAGTTTGAACAAAGCCCTGAGTACCCAGCTGCCAGCCCATCCACTGAGACATCCCCACAGGTCAGtcaccagcagcacagggagaagaCAGTGAAGAACATAGAAATCAAGGGCATTGACGACTGCCCTCTGAGCCAGGAAAGCCTGAAGCGCACCAAGATAACTTTTTATGTGGCCCCAAATAAAGAAAGCTCTTGGGGGTCTCaagggagagaagaggaaagatcTGTGACCAACACCAGCAGCAGAGACTCACCCAGTAGCAGCAGTGAGCAGAGCCTGTCCAAGAGCTTACAGACTGTGAGAGTCCACATCCCCCAGACAGTTTTCTATGGGCAGAACACCCCCCTTGTCCTGCAGTCCATCTCCAGGCGCTACCACCATGAACCGACggtcccatccctgcaggctgAGCACAGGGAGAGCCCCCAAAGTGCCTCTGCTCCCGAGGAGCTGGAGAGAAAACCAGTGGAAATGGCGCAGGCGCCAACCCAGAGCAAGGGCTTTGACACATTCAGCCACTCCATCCGCATCATCCTCCCTGACTCCATCCGAAACACCATCAGGGACTACTTCAAACACGATGAAACCGagccctgtcccacagcagaggcGGAAGCAGTGGAGAAGGAACTCCTCCGGAGCAGGGTGGAGTGGCTCAGGAGCCAGCCTGTGGCAGAGGTGGCCACAGAGGAGCGTGACACAGCAGTGTTTGCAGAAGAAACATTTGTTTAA